The Arthrobacter sp. NicSoilC5 genome has a window encoding:
- a CDS encoding C4-type zinc ribbon domain-containing protein: MAKAAPAEQLKLLELQGLDARLKGLANRRRTLENDPRIKDLEAALSVANGELGAAKVAVHDAEAALKRAEADVEQVASRIERDEARLNSGTGLSKDLVALQKDIASLNKRRSDLEDVELEVMERLDSLRERQAAQQQIVDDIQGSFGTIRAELDAALAEVETEAAGLRAQRGEFAQGLDAGLVAVYEKTLAKRGVGAARLFHGTSEASGMKLSPGDLAEIKAAAADDIVFCPDSGAILVRSDEWS; the protein is encoded by the coding sequence GTGGCTAAGGCAGCACCGGCGGAACAGTTGAAGTTGCTCGAACTGCAGGGGCTTGATGCCCGGCTGAAGGGCCTCGCCAACCGCCGCCGCACGCTGGAAAACGATCCCCGGATTAAGGACCTCGAGGCCGCCCTGTCCGTCGCCAACGGTGAACTGGGCGCAGCCAAGGTGGCCGTGCACGACGCCGAGGCCGCGCTGAAGCGGGCAGAGGCCGACGTCGAACAGGTTGCCTCGCGCATCGAACGCGACGAAGCCAGGCTCAACAGCGGCACCGGCCTGTCCAAGGACCTGGTGGCACTTCAAAAGGACATCGCGTCGCTGAACAAGCGGCGCTCGGACCTTGAAGACGTGGAACTGGAAGTCATGGAGCGGCTCGACTCGCTGCGGGAGCGGCAGGCAGCCCAGCAGCAGATCGTCGATGACATCCAGGGGTCCTTTGGAACCATCAGGGCCGAGCTCGATGCGGCCCTGGCCGAAGTGGAAACGGAAGCGGCGGGCCTGCGTGCCCAGCGCGGCGAATTTGCCCAAGGCCTGGACGCGGGCCTGGTGGCGGTCTACGAGAAGACGCTGGCCAAGCGGGGAGTGGGTGCGGCCCGGCTCTTCCACGGAACGTCGGAAGCCTCGGGCATGAAGCTCAGCCCCGGCGACCTCGCCGAGATCAAGGCAGCTGCTGCCGACGACATCGTTTTCTGCCCGGACTCCGGCGCCATCCTGGTCCGTTCGGACGAGTGGTCCTAA
- a CDS encoding Nif3-like dinuclear metal center hexameric protein has protein sequence MEPVDTDVTGQADHDGEASSDTPPAAGSADAPTLAELLLAVEELWPESLAETWDEVGLVAGHPSATVTKVMFAVDPTLEVIEEAVEWGAELLITHHPLLLKGVTSVAATSAKGRAVHRLIESGTALLTVHTNGDSAVGGVSDVLADALGLQDVAPLTVAANGLPEEGIGRVGDLADAMSLGDFAARVFGILPSVAGGVRVSGDKDGLVRRIAVCGGAGDSLFNEVRASNADVYVTADLRHHPASEAREAALNGRPYLVDVSHFASEWLWLPAAAAALGNVLSDQGHDVEILVSTTNSDPWDFILTPG, from the coding sequence ATGGAACCTGTGGACACCGACGTTACCGGCCAGGCAGATCACGACGGCGAGGCCTCCTCCGACACGCCGCCCGCGGCCGGTTCCGCGGACGCCCCGACTTTGGCTGAGCTGCTGCTTGCGGTTGAGGAGCTGTGGCCGGAATCCCTGGCGGAGACCTGGGATGAGGTAGGGCTCGTCGCGGGCCACCCGTCCGCCACGGTCACAAAGGTGATGTTCGCGGTCGATCCCACCCTGGAAGTCATTGAGGAAGCGGTTGAGTGGGGAGCGGAGCTGCTCATCACCCACCACCCCCTGCTGTTGAAGGGCGTCACGTCCGTGGCAGCCACGTCGGCAAAGGGGCGGGCGGTGCACCGGCTTATTGAGTCGGGGACGGCACTGCTGACCGTGCACACCAACGGCGACTCCGCCGTCGGAGGTGTCTCCGATGTCCTGGCTGACGCCCTGGGACTCCAGGACGTCGCCCCGTTGACCGTGGCGGCCAACGGGCTGCCGGAGGAAGGCATCGGGCGCGTGGGCGACCTCGCGGATGCCATGAGCCTGGGCGACTTCGCCGCCCGCGTATTCGGGATCCTTCCCTCCGTGGCCGGGGGAGTGCGTGTTTCCGGCGATAAGGACGGGCTGGTTCGGCGCATCGCGGTGTGCGGCGGTGCCGGCGATTCGTTGTTCAACGAAGTGCGGGCCAGCAATGCCGACGTCTACGTCACCGCCGACCTTCGCCACCACCCGGCGTCGGAGGCGCGCGAGGCCGCCCTCAATGGACGGCCGTACCTGGTGGACGTGTCGCACTTTGCCAGCGAATGGCTGTGGCTGCCTGCCGCCGCCGCGGCCCTGGGCAACGTCCTGTCCGACCAGGGCCATGACGTTGAGATCCTGGTCAGCACCACCAACAGCGATCCGTGGGACTTCATCCTCACTCCCGGCTAG
- the msrA gene encoding peptide-methionine (S)-S-oxide reductase MsrA, whose translation MKTFVLGGGCFWCLDAVYQKTRGVTSVVSGYTGGHDPHPDYYSVCSGTTGHAEVVAVTFDEDIIPAEVVLDMFFALHDPTTLNRQGYDVGTQYRSSMFYETDEEKILFEEAIDRNQALWSHPIVTEVSRLPRFHVAEEFHQDYYAKHPEQGYCQVIINPKLAKARKYYSAWLNA comes from the coding sequence ATGAAAACTTTTGTTCTTGGCGGAGGGTGCTTCTGGTGCCTTGACGCCGTCTACCAGAAGACCAGGGGCGTCACCTCCGTTGTATCCGGCTACACCGGCGGGCACGACCCCCACCCGGACTACTACTCGGTCTGCAGCGGGACCACCGGGCACGCCGAAGTTGTGGCGGTGACGTTCGATGAGGACATCATCCCGGCGGAGGTGGTCCTGGACATGTTCTTCGCCCTGCATGACCCCACCACGCTGAACCGCCAGGGATACGACGTCGGCACCCAGTACCGCTCCTCGATGTTCTACGAAACCGACGAGGAAAAGATCCTGTTCGAGGAAGCCATCGACCGCAACCAGGCCCTGTGGTCCCACCCCATCGTTACCGAGGTCAGCCGGCTGCCGCGGTTCCACGTGGCGGAGGAATTCCACCAGGATTACTACGCAAAGCACCCGGAACAGGGGTACTGCCAGGTGATCATCAACCCCAAGCTGGCCAAGGCCAGGAAATATTACTCTGCATGGCTTAACGCTTAG
- the cysK gene encoding cysteine synthase A, with the protein MARIYDDVTQLVGGTPLVRLNRLSEGLDATVAVKLEFYNPANSVKDRIGVAIIDAAEKSGALKPGGTIVEGTSGNTGIALAMVGAARGYKVILTMPETMSTERRVMLRAFGAEIVLTPGSEGMRGAVEKAQEIVANTENSIWAQQFANEANPEIHRKTTAEEVWADTDGAVDIFVAGIGTGGTITGVGQVLKERKPGVQIVAVEPKDSPILNGGAPGPHKIQGLGANFIPELLDTNVYDEVIDATLEDSVRVARDLGIKEGILGGISSGAIVWAALELAKRPENAGKLIVAVVCDFGERYISTVLYDDIRG; encoded by the coding sequence ATGGCACGGATCTATGACGATGTAACGCAGCTGGTCGGCGGGACCCCGCTGGTTCGGTTGAACCGGCTCAGCGAAGGGCTGGACGCCACCGTTGCCGTGAAGCTGGAGTTCTACAACCCGGCCAACAGCGTCAAGGACCGCATCGGTGTCGCCATCATCGACGCCGCGGAAAAGTCGGGCGCCCTGAAGCCCGGCGGCACCATTGTTGAAGGCACCTCCGGCAACACGGGCATTGCCCTGGCCATGGTGGGTGCCGCACGCGGGTACAAGGTCATCCTCACCATGCCCGAGACCATGTCCACAGAGCGCCGGGTCATGCTGCGTGCCTTCGGCGCCGAGATTGTGCTGACTCCGGGATCAGAGGGTATGCGCGGCGCCGTGGAGAAGGCCCAGGAAATCGTGGCCAACACCGAGAACTCCATCTGGGCACAGCAGTTCGCCAACGAAGCCAACCCGGAGATCCACCGCAAGACCACGGCAGAAGAGGTCTGGGCCGACACCGACGGCGCCGTTGACATCTTCGTGGCAGGCATCGGCACCGGCGGAACCATCACCGGCGTCGGACAGGTCCTGAAGGAGCGCAAGCCCGGCGTGCAGATCGTGGCCGTGGAACCCAAGGACTCCCCCATCCTGAACGGCGGCGCCCCCGGCCCGCACAAGATCCAGGGCCTGGGCGCCAACTTCATCCCGGAACTGCTGGACACCAATGTCTACGATGAGGTCATCGACGCCACCCTCGAAGATTCGGTCCGCGTCGCCCGCGACCTGGGCATCAAGGAGGGCATCCTTGGCGGCATCTCCTCCGGAGCCATCGTCTGGGCTGCCCTGGAACTGGCCAAGCGGCCGGAAAACGCCGGCAAGCTGATCGTGGCCGTGGTGTGCGACTTCGGTGAGCGTTACATCTCCACCGTGCTCTATGACGACATCCGCGGCTGA
- the epsC gene encoding serine O-acetyltransferase EpsC yields MGFFARLKEDLDAARSHDPAARGSFENFFAYSGLHAIWIHRLTHRMWQKPELRFPARLLSQLGRSWTGIEIHPGATIGRRFFIDHGMGVVIGETAEIGEDVMIYHGVTLGGRSLARIKRHPTIGDRVTIGAGAKILGPITIGRDSAVGANAVVVKDAPPESIITGVPAKWRHRDAQRETKPAVDPAEYDIEYRI; encoded by the coding sequence GTGGGCTTTTTCGCAAGACTAAAGGAAGACCTCGACGCCGCCCGGTCCCACGACCCGGCGGCTCGAGGTTCTTTTGAGAACTTTTTCGCCTATTCCGGGCTGCATGCCATCTGGATCCACCGGCTGACCCACCGCATGTGGCAGAAGCCGGAGCTGCGTTTCCCGGCCCGGCTCCTGTCGCAGCTGGGCAGGTCCTGGACCGGGATCGAGATCCATCCAGGCGCCACCATTGGCCGCCGCTTCTTCATCGACCACGGCATGGGGGTGGTGATCGGCGAGACTGCCGAGATCGGCGAGGACGTGATGATCTATCACGGTGTGACGCTGGGCGGCCGTTCGCTGGCCAGGATCAAGCGGCACCCCACGATTGGCGACCGCGTGACCATCGGTGCGGGCGCCAAGATCCTGGGGCCCATCACCATTGGCCGGGACAGTGCCGTGGGAGCCAACGCCGTGGTGGTCAAGGACGCGCCGCCGGAGTCCATCATCACCGGAGTTCCCGCCAAGTGGCGGCACCGGGATGCCCAGCGGGAGACCAAGCCCGCGGTGGATCCGGCCGAATACGACATCGAGTACCGGATCTAG
- a CDS encoding oxidoreductase, whose amino-acid sequence MSQPVVFVTGASTGIGFEAAKKLAAHGFTVYAGARRVEKMEPLRADGVRILPLDVTDEESMGAAVGEVLAAHGRIDVLVNNAGYGSYGSLEEVELAEGRRQFEVNLFGLARMTQLVLPAMRAAGRGRIINISSIGGKMYEPLGAWYHATKFAVEGLSDSLRVELKPHGIDVAIIEPGGTQSEWGAISSEGLLANSGTGPYAVQAKVVAAALASTDGSAMSSRPEVIAEAIVHAATSPRPKTRYPVGKGARAILLLRRLLPDRAFDAVLWAIYRRFPG is encoded by the coding sequence ATGAGCCAGCCTGTCGTTTTTGTCACCGGCGCGTCCACGGGAATCGGCTTTGAAGCCGCAAAAAAGCTCGCGGCCCACGGTTTCACCGTCTACGCCGGCGCCCGCCGGGTGGAGAAAATGGAACCGCTCAGGGCTGACGGCGTTCGGATCCTGCCGCTGGATGTGACAGACGAGGAGTCCATGGGTGCGGCCGTGGGGGAGGTTCTCGCAGCCCACGGCAGGATCGACGTGCTGGTCAACAACGCCGGGTACGGGTCCTACGGGTCGCTGGAGGAAGTGGAGCTGGCCGAAGGCCGGCGGCAGTTTGAGGTCAACCTTTTCGGGCTGGCCCGGATGACGCAGCTCGTCCTGCCGGCCATGCGCGCCGCCGGCAGGGGCCGGATCATCAATATCTCATCGATCGGCGGAAAGATGTACGAGCCGCTGGGCGCCTGGTACCACGCCACGAAGTTCGCGGTGGAGGGCCTCAGCGATTCGCTCCGGGTGGAGCTCAAGCCGCACGGAATCGACGTGGCCATTATCGAACCGGGCGGTACCCAGTCTGAATGGGGGGCTATCTCCTCCGAGGGCCTGTTGGCCAATTCAGGCACGGGACCTTATGCGGTGCAGGCCAAGGTCGTGGCAGCCGCGCTGGCCTCCACCGACGGCTCGGCAATGTCCTCGCGCCCGGAGGTTATTGCGGAGGCGATTGTCCATGCCGCCACCTCGCCGCGGCCCAAGACCCGGTATCCGGTGGGTAAGGGCGCGCGGGCCATCCTGCTGCTGCGCCGGCTGCTCCCGGACCGTGCCTTCGATGCCGTTCTGTGGGCCATCTACAGGCGTTTCCCCGGTTAG
- the gndA gene encoding NADP-dependent phosphogluconate dehydrogenase, translating into MSAHIGVTGLAVMGANLARNLARNGFTVALHNRSVEKTDALLEKHGSEGDFVRTETLQELVDSLEKPRRVLIMVKAGKPVDSVIEQLEPLLEPGDIIIDAGNSHYEDTRRREAALAKKDLHFVGVGVSGGEEGALNGPSIMPGGSKESYKALGPLLEKISAKVDGEPCCAWIGTDGAGHFVKMVHNGIEYADMQVIGEAFDLLRSGAGIEPAEQAKIFSEWNQGELSSFLIEISAEVLGHVDAKTGKPFVDVVVDAAGQKGTGRWTVISALELGSPVSGIAESVFARALSSQAAQRKLGQELLAGNEVTVEIPETFVEDVRQALYASKLVSYAQGLDMLTSAAKEYGWDLKLDEIASLWRAGCIIRAELLKDITKAYAADEKPANLLFAPAFTKAIADALPAWRRVVATAVQLGIPVPVFSSSLAYYDGLRRKRVAAALIQGQRDLFGAHTYGRVDAEGTFHTLWGEDKSEVEAVDTH; encoded by the coding sequence ATGTCTGCACACATCGGTGTCACCGGACTCGCCGTCATGGGCGCCAACCTCGCCCGGAACCTGGCCCGCAACGGCTTCACCGTTGCGCTGCACAACAGGTCCGTGGAGAAGACGGATGCGCTGCTGGAAAAGCACGGCTCGGAGGGTGACTTCGTCCGCACCGAGACCCTGCAGGAACTGGTGGACTCCCTGGAGAAGCCCCGCCGCGTCCTCATCATGGTCAAGGCCGGCAAGCCCGTCGACTCGGTCATCGAACAGCTGGAGCCGCTGCTGGAGCCGGGCGACATCATTATCGACGCCGGCAACTCCCACTACGAGGACACCCGCCGCCGGGAAGCGGCCTTGGCCAAGAAGGACCTGCACTTCGTGGGCGTCGGCGTGTCCGGCGGCGAGGAAGGTGCGCTGAACGGGCCGTCCATCATGCCCGGCGGTTCCAAAGAGTCCTACAAGGCACTTGGCCCGCTGCTGGAAAAGATCTCCGCAAAGGTCGACGGCGAGCCCTGCTGCGCCTGGATCGGCACCGACGGCGCCGGTCACTTCGTCAAAATGGTCCACAACGGCATCGAATACGCCGACATGCAGGTCATCGGCGAGGCTTTCGACCTGCTGCGCTCCGGCGCGGGCATCGAGCCGGCCGAGCAGGCAAAGATCTTCTCCGAGTGGAACCAGGGCGAGCTGTCCTCCTTCCTGATCGAGATCTCGGCCGAAGTGCTGGGCCACGTTGACGCCAAGACCGGCAAGCCGTTCGTGGACGTCGTCGTCGACGCCGCAGGCCAAAAGGGCACCGGCCGCTGGACTGTCATCTCCGCCCTGGAACTGGGCTCGCCGGTGTCGGGGATCGCTGAGTCGGTCTTTGCCCGTGCACTGTCCTCCCAGGCCGCGCAGCGCAAGCTGGGCCAGGAACTGCTGGCCGGCAACGAGGTCACAGTGGAGATCCCGGAGACGTTCGTCGAGGACGTCCGCCAGGCGCTCTACGCCTCCAAGCTGGTCTCCTACGCCCAGGGCCTGGACATGCTCACCTCCGCGGCCAAGGAATACGGCTGGGACCTGAAGCTGGACGAAATCGCGTCCCTGTGGCGCGCTGGTTGCATCATCCGCGCCGAGCTCCTCAAGGACATCACCAAGGCGTACGCCGCCGACGAGAAGCCGGCCAACCTGCTCTTCGCGCCGGCGTTCACCAAGGCCATCGCAGACGCCCTGCCGGCCTGGCGCCGCGTTGTTGCCACCGCCGTCCAGCTCGGCATTCCGGTGCCGGTGTTCTCGTCGTCCCTGGCGTACTACGACGGCCTGCGGCGCAAGCGCGTGGCTGCCGCCCTGATCCAGGGCCAGCGCGACCTGTTCGGCGCCCACACTTACGGCCGCGTCGACGCCGAGGGGACCTTCCACACCCTCTGGGGCGAAGACAAGTCCGAGGTCGAAGCGGTGGACACGCACTAG
- a CDS encoding FCD domain-containing protein: protein MTSSLHHRAIDNLGTRIISGDLPAGHVMLAEQLEVELKVSRSVIREAVRVLQSLGLVETTKRVGIRVLPASRWNPFDPQVIRWRLASDARGAQLRSLAELRAAVEPAAAELAAQNAPAALRMELVDVARAMREAGNNGEVARFLELDIRFHSLLLSGSGNEMFANLMGQVAETLTGRTVHGLMPDHPHQAALQWHEDVAEAIARGDAVSAREASDRIMRRTMSQMADTWTEQPRVFIPVRQ from the coding sequence ATGACCAGCAGCCTCCACCACCGTGCCATCGACAACCTGGGCACGCGGATCATCTCGGGGGATCTTCCTGCCGGCCATGTCATGCTCGCGGAGCAGCTTGAGGTTGAACTGAAGGTTTCCCGGTCCGTGATCCGGGAAGCGGTACGGGTCCTGCAGTCCCTGGGCCTGGTGGAAACCACCAAGCGGGTGGGTATCCGGGTGCTGCCGGCCAGCCGGTGGAATCCCTTTGATCCGCAGGTCATCCGGTGGCGCCTGGCCAGCGATGCACGCGGCGCCCAGCTGCGCTCCCTTGCCGAACTGCGGGCAGCAGTGGAGCCTGCGGCTGCCGAACTGGCCGCGCAGAACGCTCCGGCAGCGCTGCGGATGGAACTCGTGGACGTGGCCCGGGCCATGCGGGAGGCCGGCAACAACGGCGAGGTGGCCCGGTTCCTGGAACTGGACATCCGCTTCCATTCGCTCCTGCTCTCCGGTTCCGGAAACGAGATGTTCGCCAACCTTATGGGCCAGGTGGCGGAAACCCTGACAGGCCGCACCGTCCACGGACTGATGCCCGACCACCCGCACCAGGCCGCCCTGCAGTGGCATGAGGATGTGGCGGAAGCGATCGCCCGTGGCGACGCTGTGTCCGCGCGTGAGGCCTCGGACCGGATCATGCGGCGCACGATGTCCCAAATGGCCGATACCTGGACGGAACAGCCGCGGGTCTTTATTCCTGTTCGGCAGTAA
- a CDS encoding NAD-dependent protein deacetylase, with protein MAGERRGTGLTGFASMPPVAPAPPSGNDLHVLARIRDLLAGAPFALLTGAGLSTDSGIPDYRGPDSPPRSPMTYQEFVRDAANRQRYWARNHIGWSHMRHADPNQGHYSAAALERRGYLTGLITQNVDRLHQDAGSANVVDLHGRYDQVVCLDCRRTYSRRLLAGVFEELNPGFLERAAAGGLVEMAPDADATVEDQALISSFVVAVCPACGGTLKPDFVYFGENVPKDRVERSYAMVDQAAALVVAGSSLTVMSGLRFVRHAAKESKPVVIINRGATRGDDKATIKLETGVSQALDYLAAELPSL; from the coding sequence ATGGCTGGGGAACGGCGGGGGACGGGCCTTACCGGCTTCGCCAGCATGCCGCCGGTAGCCCCGGCCCCGCCTTCCGGCAATGACCTCCACGTTCTGGCACGGATCCGGGACCTTCTCGCGGGCGCCCCCTTCGCCCTGTTGACGGGTGCCGGCCTCAGTACCGACTCCGGCATTCCGGATTACCGCGGTCCGGATTCGCCGCCCCGTTCGCCCATGACGTATCAGGAATTCGTCCGGGACGCGGCCAACCGGCAGCGGTACTGGGCCAGGAACCACATCGGCTGGTCCCACATGCGGCATGCAGACCCGAACCAGGGCCACTATTCCGCCGCGGCGCTGGAGCGGCGCGGATACCTCACCGGGCTGATAACCCAGAACGTCGACCGCCTGCACCAGGACGCCGGCAGCGCCAACGTGGTGGATCTCCACGGAAGGTATGACCAGGTGGTTTGCCTGGACTGCCGGCGCACATACTCCCGTCGCCTGCTGGCCGGTGTGTTTGAGGAACTCAACCCCGGCTTCCTGGAGCGGGCAGCGGCCGGCGGACTCGTGGAAATGGCCCCCGACGCTGACGCCACCGTGGAGGACCAGGCCCTCATCAGCAGCTTTGTGGTGGCGGTGTGTCCCGCCTGCGGCGGTACTCTGAAGCCGGATTTCGTCTACTTCGGCGAGAACGTGCCCAAGGACCGCGTGGAGCGCTCGTACGCAATGGTGGACCAGGCTGCGGCGCTGGTGGTTGCCGGGTCGTCGCTGACTGTCATGAGCGGCCTGCGGTTCGTCAGGCACGCCGCCAAGGAATCCAAGCCCGTCGTCATCATCAACCGGGGCGCCACCCGTGGCGATGACAAGGCAACCATCAAGCTGGAAACCGGTGTCAGCCAGGCACTGGATTACCTCGCCGCAGAACTTCCTTCGCTGTAG
- a CDS encoding peroxiredoxin, whose translation MTAAVEAASAAVPSLGAAAPDFELANQYGEPVKLSSFRGQNVALVFYPFAFSGICTGELCEIRDNLGMFEYSNAVVLAVSVDSKFSLRAYAAQEGYTFDLLADFWPHGAVANAYGVFDAGSGMAKRATFIIDGDGRVRYSVVNPRGQARDFSEYRAALADLKQA comes from the coding sequence GTGACGGCAGCGGTTGAGGCCGCGTCTGCAGCTGTTCCTTCGCTGGGCGCCGCAGCTCCCGATTTTGAGCTGGCCAACCAATACGGCGAGCCGGTGAAGCTCTCCTCTTTCCGGGGGCAAAACGTGGCGCTGGTCTTTTACCCCTTTGCGTTTTCGGGTATCTGTACCGGTGAACTTTGCGAAATCCGGGACAACCTGGGCATGTTCGAGTATTCGAATGCGGTTGTCCTGGCCGTGTCCGTGGACAGCAAGTTCAGCCTCCGGGCCTACGCGGCGCAGGAGGGCTACACCTTCGACCTTCTGGCTGATTTCTGGCCCCACGGCGCCGTGGCGAATGCCTACGGCGTGTTCGACGCCGGCAGCGGCATGGCGAAGCGGGCCACCTTCATCATTGATGGTGACGGGAGGGTCCGCTACAGCGTGGTGAACCCCCGCGGCCAGGCCCGCGACTTCAGCGAATACCGCGCCGCGCTGGCGGATCTTAAGCAGGCCTGA
- a CDS encoding DUF3052 domain-containing protein, with translation MSEADAATSVNVAEKLGFKNGDLIQEFGYDDDVDFDLRDDIEDLTGSEMLDEDDHEVADAVILWWRDGDGDLVDSLMDSLTTLSENGVVWVLTPKSGRDGYVSPAEIQEAAPTAGLHVTTSAGVSKDWSAVRLVSRKNK, from the coding sequence GTGAGCGAGGCCGACGCCGCCACTTCGGTAAATGTGGCGGAAAAATTGGGTTTCAAAAATGGGGATCTGATTCAGGAGTTCGGTTACGACGACGATGTCGATTTCGACTTGCGTGACGATATTGAGGACCTCACCGGGTCCGAAATGCTTGACGAGGACGACCATGAGGTGGCGGACGCCGTCATCCTTTGGTGGCGCGACGGCGACGGGGACCTGGTGGACAGCCTGATGGATTCCCTCACCACCCTGAGCGAAAACGGCGTTGTCTGGGTGCTCACCCCCAAGTCGGGCCGGGACGGCTACGTTTCGCCGGCGGAAATCCAGGAGGCTGCTCCCACGGCGGGCCTGCATGTCACCACCTCAGCGGGGGTCTCAAAGGACTGGAGCGCCGTCCGCCTGGTCAGCAGGAAGAACAAGTGA